From the Gemmatimonadaceae bacterium genome, the window GCCGCGTCTCGTTGCCGGACACGGCACGGAAGGCGTTGGGGCGCGGCGCGACACGGTGCGTCGTTGCCAGCGACGTGAGGAACTCGAGCGACCGGAGCGACGCCGGTGCGTCGAGCGCCCCGGTCGATCGCTTCCCGTCAGGCGCAAGAATGTCCCCCCCGCCGCTCCACACCATCGCCTGCCATGTGTGGAACCGCCGGTCCACGGCCGTCCCCCATTGGTCCGGTGTTCCGTCGCCGTCCCGATCGATCGTCAGCGCCTTCGCCGTCTGGAGGAACTCGTCGAAGGTCCACCCGTCGCGCGGATAGGCGACGCCGGCCGCATCGAACAGGGCGCGGTTGTAGTAGTAGACGACCGGCGAGAACCCCTTGGGGAAGGCGAGCACCGTGTCGCCGCGCGCGAACATCGCCAGCACGTTCGGGAAGAAGTCCTGCACCGCGATCCCTACGCGCTGGGCAAAGGGGGCGAGGTCGAGCAGCACCCCCGCCTCGGCAAACGAGGGGACGTCGATGCCATCGAGGAGGAGGACGTCCGGCGGCGCCCCAGATGCAATCGCGGTGATCACCTTCTCGCGATACTCCGCCTGGTTGCTCACCGGTTCGTTGACGACGCGCACGCCAGGGTGCGCGCGCTCGAACGCCTGGATCGCCGGGAGGTCGAGCAGGTTCTCCTGCGGCGACTGCCAGGAGGTCATGCGCAGGACGACCTCGTCGTCTCCCGCGGCGCGGCACGCCGTGGCGCTGGCGGCGAGCGACAGGCAGGCGAGCGTTTGTGCCCAGGCGCGCAGGCGCGCCAGTGGACGCATGCCCGCGGGCGCGCGCCCAGCGGTGCGCAGCGACGGTCCGGCGTTCACACGCCGCGCCCGGCGAGCATTCCGGCGCCGTCGTATATCAACGCCTCCGACGTGCGGATCACCACGCCGACCACCTCGCCGATCGCCGGTGCACGCTCACTCGCGGTGCGGAGCGTGGCGTCCTCGCCCGAGGCGAGCCTGACGTGCACGATGGTCTCGGGGCCGAGTGGCTCGACGAGGGACACCTCGCCGCGCGCGCCGTCGCCAGGCGCAACCAGGGCGAGGTGCTCGGGGCGCACGGCGAGCGTGGCGTCGGCCATTGGGGGGGCGGTGACGTGGACGGTCCACGCCCCCTCGAACGTCGCGCGCGCCGAGCCTGCGTCGGCGACGCGACCGCGAAAGCAGTTGATGGCCGGCGACCCGACAAACGACGCCACGACGAGCGTCGCCGGTGCGCGGTAGACCTCGAGCGGCGGGGCGAACTGTTCCACGCGCCCCCGGTGCATGACGGCGACGCGCTGCGCCATCGTCATGGCCTCGACCTGGTCGTGGGTGACGTGGATCATCGTCGTCCCCAGGCGCCGGTGCAGGCGCACCAGTTCGCCGCGCGTCTGGGCGCGGACCTGCGCGTCGAGATTGGAGAGCGGCTCATCGAAGAGGAAGACCGCGGGCTCTCGCACGATGGCGCGCGCGAGGGCGACACGCTGCCGCTGCCCACCCGACAGTTGCGCCGGCCGCCGATCGAGCAGTTCACCGATCCCTAACGATTCGGAGACGCGCGCGGTGCGTTGCGCGATCTCCCTCGCCTCGACACGCCGCATGCGCAGGCCGAAGCCGATGTTCTCCCGCACGGAGAGGTGCGGATAGAGCGCGTAGTTCTGGAAGACCATCGCGATGTCTCGGTCGCGCGGCGCCAGGTCGGTCACGTCGCGCGCGCCGATGTGGATGCGTCCGGCCGTTGGCGTCTCGAGCCCCGCGATCATCCGCAGCACCGTGGTCTTCCCGCACCCCGAGGGGCCCACGAGGACGGCGAACTCGCCATCGGCCACGTCGAGCGAGACGCCGTCGACGGCCGCCGCGCCTCCGCCGTCGAATCGCTTGGCGACGTCGGTGAGCCTAACGCCGGCCATCGGGACCGCCAGCGTGGGAGACGGTGATGACGTGCGGTGCGTCGTTATCCAGCATGACGGTCGCCACGCCATCGGCGTGGGCCAAGGCCACGGCGATCGCGTCGCCACTCTCGCGCTGCAGCGTGTACTCCACCGTCTCCTCCCCTGGTGCGCGGCGCATGGCGATCGAGAAGCGCGACGCGCCCACGCGCACGCCGTCCACCCGTGCCGCGCGCCACTCGGGCGGCCACTGCGGGGCCAGCGTGCAGCCACGTGCGCTGGCCATCGGTTGGATTCCCAGCATACCGTGCATGAAGGGGGCGATTGCCATGGCGGCGGACCACGCCTGGTCGGGACAAATCCCGGCGGCGGCGCCAGTGTCGCCGTCGAGCACCTCGTCAAAGGCGCCACGCTCTCGCAAGAACGCGCACGCCGCCACCGAGGCAAGATGTTGCCACCCCGCGCGCGCGTCGCCGCGGCGATACGACGCGAGCGACGCCCACCCGGTGTAGAGTGGCCAGACGGCGCCGCAATGGTAGCCCCGCGGACGGTATCGCGCATCGCTGGCGGGGATCATGCGCACGCCCCACGGTGTGGCGAAGTCGCTCGACGCGAGGGCGCGCACGACCGCGTCTCCCCCTGCGGTATCGTCGACGCCGAGCAGGACAGGGACGGCCGAGAGCGCCGTGAGGTCGGCGGCGGCGCTCCCGTCATCCGACAGCTGCAACACGACGCGCCCGGTCGCCGCGTCGCGCAGGCGCGACTCGAAGGCGCCGGTCGCGCGCGCCTGCGCATCCGCGATGCGATCGAAGAACTGGTGGTCGCCTACCAAACTGGCGAGCGGCGCCAGACGCCGCAGTGCATCGATCCAGATCGCCGCCACGTAGGACGTCACCGCGCCGCCTCCCAGCGGACCGGATTCGACCCACCCGTGCCCCACCCCGACGTTCTCCGGCAGGCCATCTCCATCGCGATCGGTGGCGACGACACGGTCGAAGGCGGCGCGCACGTGGTCCCAGAGCGCTCGCACCGTCGCCAGGTCGCCTGTCCACTCGGCGTACGCTGAGACAAAACGCAGCCAGAGCGGTGTCGAATCGGCAGCGTCGTAGTGCACCACGCCGCTCGTCGTGACCTCGTGCACGATCTTCCCCGTCACGTCGGCGGTGGCGGCGAGAAACTCGAGCGCGATGCGCGCTTCGCCGAACATCCCTGCGGCCAGCAGCGCGTCGCCGCACCAGCAGGCGTCGCGCCCGAAGAACCAGGCGTAACCGGGGCGCGAGTCGCCCCACCCCGGGCGCGAGGCGGCGTACCCCGCGACGAAGCCGCTCCCGATGCCGGGCACATCCACCACGCACGCCGCCAGGCGTGCCTTGGCCCACTCCCAGGCGGCGTCGAAGGCGACGGACGGCGTGGTGAGGCGCACCGTGGCCTGGCGCCGCTCGGCGTCGCGGCGCGATCGATCTTCGAGGACGACGTCCAGCGGCCGCTGCGCCAGCGCTGCCCACTCCGCCTGCAGCCGGGCGTCGCTGCCGGCCGAGGCAACAGCCGCCAGGCGCAACCCCCGCCCGGCGTGCCCAACCACCCGCAGCGCTGGTGCGGCCTCGTCCTCACTGGCGGTAACTTCAGCGGCGCCCGCCACCGCCAGCCGCAATCCGGCGCGGCGCTCGACCGCGGCGACGGACACGCAGTAACGGCCTTCCTCCGCACGCTGCACCGACATCGCGAGCGGTTGGAGCGCCTGGCCGGGAAAGGGCCACTGCAGCCGCAGCCGCAACGCGCCCTCGAGCACCAGCACTCCTCCCGCCGTCGCATCGAGCGGCGCGATGTCCAGGTGAATGATCGCGCGCGCCGCATCCGTGGCCACCACCTCGCGCCAGGCACGCGCGTTCGCGTCGCGCAACGTGCGCTCGACCCCGCCTGGCGTCACGCGCACCCTGGTCGCCGTCAAGGGGGCGCCGTCCACCGTCAGCCGCAACCCCTCCGAGAGGACGCACAACGGGTGCATCCACCACTCGCGCGACCCGTTCGCCTCATCGCCGACCACCAGCGTTCGTCGTCCGGCGACGGTGAACGGGGCGCCCTCCCGCGCGTCGCCTTCCATCTCCAGCACCGACGACAGCCGCGTCGCCGCGGGAGGCAGCGCCGGCACGCCCCCACCATCGCACATCGCCACCGCCGGCGCGCCGCGGCGTGGCCACGAGGACCGCCACCCTCCTGCACCACGCCCGCTGCGCCCCTGCGCGCAACCCTCAGCGCGCCCCTCCGCGCGGCGCCGAGCGCGATCGAGCGAGGCTATGGCGTTGTGGAGGTAGCGGTCCCGTTGCGCTGCGAACTGTTGGTCACGCGCGGCGAGGGCAACGTTGGCCCCCAGGCAGAGGATGCGCCCATTGCCCACGTCATACTCCCACGCCACCGCGGTGTCGGCATCCAGCCGCACGTACGCGCGGTCGACCGCGATCACGCGCCCGCGCGGCCAGTGCGGGGCGCGGAACACGGTGCGCGCGACTCCCTCCCCTTCCCTCGCCCGCCAGGTGAACGTGCCGCGTGGCAGCCCATCGAACAGCGGGTGCCGGCCCCACCCCTGCGCACCGCGGATGTGCGGATAGTCGGGCCAGTCACGGAACCCCTCATCCCACAGCGGGTCGTCGGCGTGGCGCCAGGCGGCGATGCGTTGCAGCTGTGGCGACTCGTCAGGCGCGCCCAGCGCCCCGGCCAGCGGCGTGGCCAGGGCGGTGAGAAGGAGCCCCCCGCCACCTGCAATCCACGACGACAGGGCATCGCGCCACGCGCTCGGGAGCGTCGGTACCGCCTGGCCGGCGTGGCACCACGCCACGTCATCGTCACCCAACGCGCCTGGCCGCGACTCGTCGAGCCGCTGCACCGCCCACGGCCACCCGCTCGCCGCCACCCACGCAGCCACCGAGTGCACCTCGGGATCGTCCCCCGCATCCGAGGCCGACGGCACGATCAGGACGAGGCGCATCAGCGCGGGATGACGATCGCTTCGCCCAGTCGCGTCATGCGCAATTGATCGTTGGCCGTCACCGTCACATACCCTCCGTCGAGGCGCACCGCGAGGTCCATGCCGGCCACGCGCACGCCGCGCAGCTCGAACGATTCGAGCTCCATCGGGATCGGATCGATCACGATCGCGTCGTCTCGCACGCGCACGCCGCAGGCATACTGGATGATGAGGTCGGCCACCCACGAATGCTGATAGTCGTCGATGCCGCGATAGACCGACGCCGCCCCGGTCAGCGGGTTGTAATGCTCGAAACAGTTAGGGCGATCGAGGTCCCCGTCGTGGAACATCATGCGGACGAAGCGCGGGAGAAACGCACCGGCCGCCGCGCGCAGTCGCGGGTGCGCGGCGTCGCCCCATCGTCCCAGTGCTTCCATGATGTGCGAGTTGGTCATGGGCCACACGCGCCCGTTCCATGGGCACACGTGCCGCTTGCCCTTCCACTCGGCGATCGCGTTGAACAACGGATCGTCCAGCGCCGACGACGGGACCGGGTACGCCGTCCAGAAGCGCGACGGATCCAGGAGGTTGCGCTCCAGCCCCGCCACGTGCTCCACTGTCGCGAGATCGGTGAAGTACGGATAGAAGCAGACCGCGGCCGCCACGCGCGTGCGCTGCATCGTGCGCGGGTCGACGTCGGAGAACATCGCCTGGCCCGGGTCCCACATCACCTCGCGCACGGCGCGCATGGTGCGCGCGGCGAGCGCCCGCCAACGCGACGACTCCTCCGCGACGCCGGCGCGCGCCGCCAGGCGCTCCAGGGCGCGAAAGAGCGCGTAGGCGTACACCGTGACGTCGATCCCCTTGAGGCGAATGCGGTTCTCCCATCCGTACGCATCCGCCCGGTCGTCCACCGCCTGGTAGCGCGACATGTACTCCTGCCCCGTCTCGTACTGATCGACCACGTCGATCATCCCCGTGGCATCGGCATCGCGCGTCGAGACGAGCCACTCCGCATGCTGCGCCAGCTTAGGGTACAGCTCGGCGACGAAGGGATCGTCGGGGTGTACCGCGTCGAGCGCCAGGAGCGCGTCGCCCCAGTTGGCGTGGTAGAAGTCGGTCCCTTGCAGGTGGTTGACGTAGATGCGCCCGTGAAGCGCCCCGTCGGGCTTGATGTGGTCGAAGATCGTGCGCAGTACCCCGCGGGCATGCGACGCGTCGCGCATCCAGCGCAGCTCGCGGGCGTGGCACTGCGCGCTGTACGTGATGGGCTCGTGGAAGAAACCGATCCCTTCGCAGACCGTCGGCCACCGGTAGTTGCCGATCCCGGGCTGGATGCTGTTGAGCCAGAGCCCGTACCAGCGGTACCAGTAGTAGCGCTCGAGATACGGGTCGGAGCAGGAAAAGGACGGGACGCTGGCGAAGAAGTCGCGCCACCGCCGGCGCGAGGCGCGGGCGAGCGGCATCGAGGCCGCGGCGCGCGGGGCCGGCGCGTGGTGGACGGCCCCCACGGTCGCGCCAACGGCGTCGCTCGCCAGCGGCGTGGGGGCGCCGCGAGCCGCAACGATGCGCGACGCGAGCGGTGTGGCCCCGCGCCCGCCGCGCAACGCATCGTCGGCCGCCGTCAGCCGCAACGCGAAGGCAAACGTCGCCTCGGTGGCCCGGCGGGGGAGCGCCGTGTGCACCGCCCCGTACAGCAGGCCCTTCGTATCGATCCCTTGCAGCCGCACCGCGCGCGAGAGCGACTCGGCCTCCCACTGCTCCGCAAACGGCGTCAGCCGCCAGTGCGGCTGCACCGCGCTCCGCTCGCTCAGCGTGGCCGACCAGCTCGACGCCTCGCCGATCGCCGCGAGCTCCATGCGCGCGCGAAGCTGGACATCGCGTCGATCGGTGGCGTGGCGGATCCAGGCGAGCGAACCGGCCCAGCCAACGGTGCGCAGCTCGAGCGACGACGTCTCCTGTATCGTCCACGCCACCGCATGCCACGACACCGGGTTCGGCGATCGCACGAACCATTCGCTGGCAAAGACGCCTCCCGGCTGCACCGAGCGAATCTCCGTCGCCGTTGCACCTCCCGGGAGGTCGTACGAGACGGTCAGGTCGGCCGGCGTCCATCGTCGCGAGCGCGCCACCAGCGGCAACTCGCGCCCGTCGTGGTCGAGGATGGTCACCGTGAACAGCGGCCCCACGGCATACTGGTAGATCTGGGCCTCGTCCCAGAATCCCGGCGCGTCGAGCCAGGTGGGAAACGGCGGGGCGAAGATGATGCCGTCGCCGCAGCCGAGGTACCACTTGTCAGCGCGGGCGAGCGCCTCGATGGGATCCATTGCGCGATCGCCTCGTCAGGCGAGCCTGGCGATCTCGGCGAGGATCTCGGCGTTGTCGCGTCGCTGCCCCGGCTGCGCCTCGACGTGCACCCATCGCAGCATCCCCGCCTTGTCGACCAGGAAGTACGCGCGATTGGCGACGAAGGATGGGAGCAGGACGCCGTACGCCGTCGACACCTCGCGCCGCAGGTCGCTCAACAGCGTCACCGGCATTTCGTACTTTGCCTTGTACTCGCGCAATGAGGGGACGTTGTCCACGCTGATCGGCAGGACGACGACGTCGCGGCCGCCGAATGCGCCGTAGTCGTCGCGAAACGAGCACATCTCGGTGGTGCACACCGAGGTGAAGGCGGCGGGAAAGAAGGCGAGGAGGACGTTCTGCTTTCCCCGGAACGACGAGAGCGTCACCGGCTCGCCCGCCGTGGACGGGAGCGTGAAATCGGGAGCGACCTCGCCAACGGCGGGGACGCGAGGCGTGGTGCTCGACGACATGTGCGGGGCGGATTTCAGGGTGAACGGCCGGGGGCAAGCTACGGAGCGCCCGGAGGGCGGGCAAGCAACGCGACCGCGGCGCGCAACGCCGCCAGCCGCGCCCCCTACCCCGTACGTCGCCCCACAGCGGCGGCGGGAGTCGCCAACCTCTGCGCATCCAACCCTACGATTCCCACCACACGCTCGAAGCGGGGATCGCTGCGCACCAGGTCGAAGACGGGCGAGGCCATCGATTCGTGCGCGAAGAAATCGTCGCGCGCTGCGGTGGCCCAGGTGAGGGCATCGATGGCCCAGTCCCTGTCGCCGAGCCCGAGGTAGACCTTGGCCAGCGCCGGATAGACGCCCGAGCGGCGCGTGTCGCGTTCCAGCCCCGCCACGATCGACTTTGCCTCGGACGTGCGCCCGGCGCGCGCCAGCGCATAGCCTAACGATCCGAGCACCGCGGGCGACTCTGCGTCGTCGCCACGAATCGCCTCCAGCATGCCAACGGCCTCGGTGGCGCGCCCCGCCTGCAGCAGGACGGTTGCCATGGCGAGCCGCGCCGCCGGCGACGTCGAGTCGCGCGCCAGGGCCACGCGCATCGTCTCCAGCGCCGCGGCGTGGTCACCGGCAATCCCTTGCGCGATGGCCAGCAGCCGCGCCGACTGTCCGCCGCCGGCGCGCCGCGACGCCTGCTGCAACCAGCGCACGGCGACCGGCACGTCGCCGTTAGCCAGGCGGTTCATCGCCAGCCACTGCATCGCCGTGACATTCGACGAGTCGAGCGCGATGGCACGCTCCAGCGCGCTGCGCCCCTCGGCCCAGCGCCATTCGAGCATGTGGATGTTGCCCAGCGCCGCGTACGCCGCCGAACTCGTCGAGTCCAGCGCCAAGGCACGCTGGGCGGCGAAGGTCGCCTTGTCGAGCGCATCGGCGCGTGCGCTGGCCGAGGTCGTGGGAAGGATGGAGTAGGCCTGCGCCAACTCCGCGTAGGCGCGCGCGAAGGCGGGGTCTCGGTTCACCGCCGACTCGAATGATGTGACCGCCCGTGCCAGCGACTCCGGCGTGCGCTTGGTGAGGAGATAGTGCCCGCGCAGGTAGTCGTTGTAGGCATCCGGGTCGCGCGCGCCATTCATGTCCAGCGACGCTCCCGCCCCCGCGTTCACGTCGCTGGAGACCGCCGACGCAATCTGCGAGGCGATGTCGGCCTGCACCGCCAGCAGGTCGCCGGTTGGGCGTTCATACACCTGCGACCAGGCGCTGAAACCGTCGCGCGCCGTCACGAGACGTACGGCAACGCGGATGCGATCGCCATTGCGCTGCACCGTCCCTTCCAGGAGGTAGGGGACGCCCAATCGGCGCGCGACCTCGGCCGTGGAACCGCCCGCCGCCTGCGCCGCCGCCGACGCACTCCGCGAGGCGACGCGCAACCCGGGAACGCGCGACAGTGCGCTCGTGATCTCGTCCGACATCCCGAGCGCGAGATAGGCGTCGCTGGAGTCGGGCGAGACGCTCACCATTGGCAGGACCGCCACCCCGGGAGGAAGCGCGGCGTCGGCGAATGACGGAGCTGTCGCCGACCCCGCCGCCACCCCTCCCTTCCCTTGCAACGCGATCACTGTGGCGACGATGGCCACGACGACCGCGGCGCCACCCATCCACCACCCCAGCGATGCGTGCCGCGCCGGTCGCGCCAGCGCACGCGCCGACGACGACGAGACCGCCCCGCTCACCACCGCCGGATCGTCGAGCACGGCGAGGATCGCCGCCGCATCCTGCGGACGGTGCGCCGGGTCCTTCTCCAGGCAGCGCATCACCAGGTCGGCCAGCACCGCCGGCGTCGTCGGGCGCAACCGCGTCAGCGCCTCCGGAGGCTCCACCAGGTGCGCCTGCATCGTCTCGCGCACCCCGCGCCCGGCAAACGGGACCTGCCCCGCCAGCATCTCGTACGCCATCACCCCCAGCGCGTACAGGTCGGCGCGGTGATCGGTCGTCGGGTCGCTCGCCACCTGTTCGGGCGCCATGTAGGCCGGCGTACCCAGCGACAGTCCCGCGCTGGTGAGCGTCCCGTGCGGATGGTCCTTCCGCGCGCGCGCGCTCGCCACCGCCTTGGCCACGCCGAAGTCGGCGACGATCGCCGCGCCGCCAGCCAGCAATACGTTGTCCGGCTTGATGTCGCGGTGCACGATCCCGCGTTCGTGCGCGAAGGCGAGCGCGCGCGCCACGTCGCGCAGGATGCTGACCGTGAGCGGGACGGAGAGCGCGCGCCCACTTGTGAGGCGCGCACGCAGCGACTCTCCCTCGACGAACGGCATCACGAAGTACGGCAAGCCGTCCGCATCGCCAGCTGCAATCACCCCCACGATGTTGGGATGTTGCAGCGTGGCCGACGTCAGGACCTCGCGGCGGAACCGCTCCCGCGACAGCCCCTCGGCAATGTCCTCGCGCAGCACCTTCACCACCACGTCGCGCGACAACGACCCCTCG encodes:
- a CDS encoding sugar ABC transporter substrate-binding protein: MRPLARLRAWAQTLACLSLAASATACRAAGDDEVVLRMTSWQSPQENLLDLPAIQAFERAHPGVRVVNEPVSNQAEYREKVITAIASGAPPDVLLLDGIDVPSFAEAGVLLDLAPFAQRVGIAVQDFFPNVLAMFARGDTVLAFPKGFSPVVYYYNRALFDAAGVAYPRDGWTFDEFLQTAKALTIDRDGDGTPDQWGTAVDRRFHTWQAMVWSGGGDILAPDGKRSTGALDAPASLRSLEFLTSLATTHRVAPRPNAFRAVSGNETRLFYSGRLALLPSGHWLIPNIRAQLTKGKLSLGVVSFPRAPDARASTPLFASGWAVPRNSAHRKLAVQLAAALSGPEAQRQRLSAGLELATMPAIQREFASRDTLGLEEAFLRQVATGRAPWGSRIERFREVEAQLPDIIDRVVIRNEAVASVARDVARRIDEILAR
- the ugpC gene encoding sn-glycerol-3-phosphate ABC transporter ATP-binding protein UgpC, translated to MAGVRLTDVAKRFDGGGAAAVDGVSLDVADGEFAVLVGPSGCGKTTVLRMIAGLETPTAGRIHIGARDVTDLAPRDRDIAMVFQNYALYPHLSVRENIGFGLRMRRVEAREIAQRTARVSESLGIGELLDRRPAQLSGGQRQRVALARAIVREPAVFLFDEPLSNLDAQVRAQTRGELVRLHRRLGTTMIHVTHDQVEAMTMAQRVAVMHRGRVEQFAPPLEVYRAPATLVVASFVGSPAINCFRGRVADAGSARATFEGAWTVHVTAPPMADATLAVRPEHLALVAPGDGARGEVSLVEPLGPETIVHVRLASGEDATLRTASERAPAIGEVVGVVIRTSEALIYDGAGMLAGRGV
- a CDS encoding redoxin domain-containing protein — its product is MSSSTTPRVPAVGEVAPDFTLPSTAGEPVTLSSFRGKQNVLLAFFPAAFTSVCTTEMCSFRDDYGAFGGRDVVVLPISVDNVPSLREYKAKYEMPVTLLSDLRREVSTAYGVLLPSFVANRAYFLVDKAGMLRWVHVEAQPGQRRDNAEILAEIARLA
- a CDS encoding protein kinase, yielding MTNPPSPPPGTDSVAERVQRALGGAYRIDREIGGGGMSRVFVAHEGSLSRDVVVKVLREDIAEGLSRERFRREVLTSATLQHPNIVGVIAAGDADGLPYFVMPFVEGESLRARLTSGRALSVPLTVSILRDVARALAFAHERGIVHRDIKPDNVLLAGGAAIVADFGVAKAVASARARKDHPHGTLTSAGLSLGTPAYMAPEQVASDPTTDHRADLYALGVMAYEMLAGQVPFAGRGVRETMQAHLVEPPEALTRLRPTTPAVLADLVMRCLEKDPAHRPQDAAAILAVLDDPAVVSGAVSSSSARALARPARHASLGWWMGGAAVVVAIVATVIALQGKGGVAAGSATAPSFADAALPPGVAVLPMVSVSPDSSDAYLALGMSDEITSALSRVPGLRVASRSASAAAQAAGGSTAEVARRLGVPYLLEGTVQRNGDRIRVAVRLVTARDGFSAWSQVYERPTGDLLAVQADIASQIASAVSSDVNAGAGASLDMNGARDPDAYNDYLRGHYLLTKRTPESLARAVTSFESAVNRDPAFARAYAELAQAYSILPTTSASARADALDKATFAAQRALALDSTSSAAYAALGNIHMLEWRWAEGRSALERAIALDSSNVTAMQWLAMNRLANGDVPVAVRWLQQASRRAGGGQSARLLAIAQGIAGDHAAALETMRVALARDSTSPAARLAMATVLLQAGRATEAVGMLEAIRGDDAESPAVLGSLGYALARAGRTSEAKSIVAGLERDTRRSGVYPALAKVYLGLGDRDWAIDALTWATAARDDFFAHESMASPVFDLVRSDPRFERVVGIVGLDAQRLATPAAAVGRRTG